From Skermanella sp. TT6, a single genomic window includes:
- a CDS encoding (2Fe-2S)-binding protein: protein MAVSFVLNGKPVTLDVDPEMPLLWAIRDVAGLTGTKFGCGMAQCGACTVHVEGQPTRSCSMAVGDVGGQSVTTIEGIAGKAATAVQAAWERVEVPQCGYCQSGQIMSAVALLEQTPKPSDDDINAAMSGNICRCATYVRIRAAIHDASGMMEG from the coding sequence ATGGCGGTTTCGTTTGTATTGAATGGCAAGCCGGTCACCTTGGACGTCGATCCGGAGATGCCCCTGCTGTGGGCGATCCGGGATGTCGCTGGTCTGACGGGAACCAAGTTCGGCTGCGGCATGGCCCAGTGCGGCGCCTGCACGGTGCATGTGGAAGGCCAGCCGACCCGGTCGTGCTCCATGGCGGTCGGCGATGTCGGCGGCCAGTCCGTCACCACCATAGAAGGCATCGCGGGCAAGGCGGCGACCGCCGTCCAGGCCGCTTGGGAACGGGTCGAGGTGCCGCAATGCGGCTATTGCCAATCCGGCCAGATCATGTCGGCGGTCGCCCTGCTGGAGCAGACGCCCAAGCCCAGCGACGACGACATCAACGCGGCGATGAGCGGCAATATCTGCCGCTGCGCGACCTATGTGCGCATCCGCGCCGCGATCCATGACGCTTCCGGCATGATGGAGGGCTGA
- a CDS encoding xanthine dehydrogenase family protein molybdopterin-binding subunit, translating into MLKNFAIDPKPSRRRFLQGSAAAAAGLTIGFHWSGGPKIASAAAAGGAFAPNAFVRIGTDNTVTVLSKHLEMGQGVYTGLATLVAEELDADWSQMRVEGAPADAALYNNLAFGPVQGTGGSSSIANSYEQLRKAGATARALLVEAAAREWKVDRAGIAVEKGVVSHAASGRSATFGDLSAKAAALPVPADVPLKDPSRFTLIGTSVPRVDTRSKSNGTATFALDVVLPGMLTAVIARAPVFGATVKSVDDAEALAIPGVVNVVRVPSGVAVAATNFWAASKGREALAIEWDESRAETRGTAELLAEYKALAGKPGAPARVEGDAAKALAGAAKTVTASFEFPYLAHAPMEPLDCVVRLDGSGCEIWAGDQFQTIDQNNAAAAAGLKPEQVRINTLVAGGSFGRRANAASDYIVEAVHVAKALDRGTPVKLVWTREDDIRGGRYRPMYYHTLTAGLDAAGDPVAWQHRIVGQSIIGGTPFAPVLIKDGVDGTSVEGASNLPYDIPNMLVDLHTTEVGVPVLWWRAVGSTHTAYSTEVFIDELASAAGKDPVEFRRALLAKHPRHLGVLNLAAEKAGWGTPLPEGKARGVAVHESFSTFVAQVAEVTMQTDGSVKVDRVVCAVDCGLAVNPDVIRAQMEGGIGFGLGGVMYGEVTLDRGRVEQSNFHDYRVLRIEEMPAVEVHIVPSAAAPTGVGEPGVPPVGPAVANAVFAATGRRIRNLPFTRDMNV; encoded by the coding sequence ATGCTCAAGAATTTCGCGATCGACCCGAAGCCGAGCCGGCGCCGCTTCCTTCAGGGCAGCGCCGCCGCGGCGGCCGGCCTGACGATCGGCTTCCACTGGAGCGGCGGTCCGAAGATCGCCTCCGCCGCTGCGGCCGGCGGGGCGTTCGCTCCCAACGCCTTCGTCCGCATCGGCACCGACAACACGGTCACGGTCCTGTCCAAGCATCTAGAGATGGGGCAGGGGGTCTATACCGGGCTTGCCACCCTGGTCGCCGAGGAACTCGACGCGGACTGGTCGCAGATGCGGGTCGAGGGAGCTCCGGCCGATGCCGCACTCTATAACAATCTGGCGTTCGGCCCGGTCCAGGGGACCGGCGGCAGCTCCTCGATCGCCAATTCCTACGAGCAGCTTCGCAAGGCGGGTGCCACCGCCCGGGCCCTGCTGGTCGAGGCGGCTGCTCGGGAGTGGAAGGTGGACCGCGCCGGGATCGCGGTCGAGAAGGGCGTCGTCTCCCACGCCGCGTCGGGCCGGTCGGCGACCTTCGGCGACCTCTCGGCCAAGGCGGCGGCCCTGCCGGTACCGGCCGACGTGCCCCTGAAGGATCCGTCCCGGTTCACCCTGATCGGCACCTCGGTTCCCCGGGTCGACACCCGGTCGAAGTCGAACGGTACCGCGACGTTCGCCCTGGACGTTGTGCTGCCCGGCATGCTGACCGCCGTGATCGCCCGCGCGCCGGTGTTCGGCGCCACGGTCAAGTCGGTCGACGATGCGGAGGCGCTGGCGATCCCCGGCGTGGTCAATGTCGTCCGGGTACCTTCCGGCGTCGCGGTCGCCGCCACGAATTTCTGGGCCGCCTCCAAAGGCCGCGAGGCCCTGGCGATCGAGTGGGACGAGTCCCGGGCCGAGACCCGGGGCACCGCCGAACTGCTGGCGGAGTACAAGGCGCTTGCCGGAAAGCCGGGTGCCCCGGCGCGAGTCGAGGGTGACGCCGCCAAGGCGCTCGCGGGTGCCGCGAAGACGGTGACGGCCTCCTTCGAATTCCCCTATCTGGCCCATGCCCCGATGGAGCCGCTGGACTGCGTCGTCCGGCTCGACGGCTCGGGATGCGAGATCTGGGCGGGCGACCAGTTCCAGACGATCGACCAGAACAACGCCGCCGCGGCGGCCGGGCTGAAACCGGAACAGGTCAGGATCAACACGCTGGTGGCCGGCGGCAGCTTCGGACGCCGGGCCAACGCCGCCTCGGACTATATCGTCGAGGCGGTCCATGTGGCCAAGGCGCTGGACCGGGGGACGCCGGTGAAGCTGGTGTGGACGCGGGAGGACGACATCCGCGGCGGCCGGTACCGGCCGATGTACTACCATACCCTGACGGCGGGCCTGGACGCGGCCGGCGACCCGGTCGCTTGGCAGCACCGGATCGTCGGGCAATCGATCATCGGCGGCACGCCATTCGCCCCGGTGCTGATCAAGGATGGCGTGGATGGAACGTCGGTCGAGGGTGCTTCGAACCTGCCCTACGACATCCCGAACATGCTGGTCGACCTCCACACGACCGAGGTCGGCGTGCCGGTGCTGTGGTGGCGGGCGGTCGGCAGCACCCACACGGCCTATTCGACGGAGGTCTTCATCGACGAACTGGCGAGTGCCGCCGGCAAGGATCCCGTCGAGTTCCGCCGCGCGCTGCTCGCCAAGCATCCCCGCCACCTGGGCGTGCTGAACCTGGCGGCGGAGAAGGCCGGATGGGGGACGCCGCTGCCGGAAGGCAAGGCGCGCGGCGTCGCCGTCCACGAGTCCTTCTCGACCTTCGTCGCACAGGTTGCCGAGGTCACCATGCAGACGGACGGGTCGGTCAAGGTGGACCGCGTGGTCTGCGCGGTCGATTGCGGGCTCGCGGTCAACCCCGACGTGATCCGGGCGCAGATGGAAGGCGGCATCGGCTTCGGCCTGGGCGGCGTGATGTACGGGGAAGTGACGCTGGACCGGGGCAGGGTGGAGCAGTCAAATTTCCACGACTACCGGGTGCTCCGGATCGAGGAGATGCCGGCGGTGGAGGTCCACATCGTCCCATCGGCGGCTGCTCCGACCGGAGTCGGCGAGCCGGGCGTGCCACCCGTCGGCCCGGCCGTCGCCAACGCCGTGTTCGCCGCCACGGGCCGGCGCATCCGGAACCTGCCCTTCACCCGCGACATGAACGTGTAA
- a CDS encoding sensor histidine kinase, protein MSIPPGLSDQIVHNSDIGLLVVDRDERVVVWNRWLAVHSGIPETTALGAPLTGLWPTIANSRAHQAIREALEHGRAGFISHAFNPMPFPLHGLAGDRFGDPIDQLVLVRALDSERGERRCLIQIENISSAVRREKHLRAQIRELQETKSRLEQQGRDLEEMARRLRSARDDAERANRAKTEFLANMSHELRTPLNAIIGFSEMLESGYGGTLSERQASYTRDIHDSGQHLLQIINNVLDMSKVEAGQYQLFETAVDIGEVARTALSIVGGQARDRGLSLETRMAADLPVVMADERTLRQVLLNLLSNAVKFTHPGGRITLSGGRNAEGDIEVHVGDTGIGIPPEALDLVMEPFQQANGSFSREYEGTGLGLTISKNFIELHGGRLTIASEVGVGTVVTVLLPKFRVLSDTGD, encoded by the coding sequence ATGTCGATTCCCCCGGGCCTGTCAGACCAGATCGTCCACAACAGCGATATCGGTCTCCTGGTCGTCGACCGGGACGAGCGTGTGGTGGTCTGGAACCGCTGGCTGGCCGTTCATTCCGGAATTCCCGAGACGACGGCGCTCGGAGCGCCGCTGACCGGGCTGTGGCCGACGATCGCGAATTCCCGTGCGCATCAAGCGATCCGGGAGGCGCTCGAGCATGGCCGGGCCGGCTTCATTTCCCACGCCTTCAACCCCATGCCCTTCCCGCTCCACGGGCTGGCCGGCGACCGCTTCGGCGACCCGATCGACCAACTCGTCCTGGTACGGGCGCTGGACTCCGAGCGTGGCGAGCGGCGCTGCCTGATCCAGATCGAGAACATCTCCAGCGCGGTCCGCCGCGAGAAGCACCTTCGCGCCCAGATCCGCGAGTTGCAGGAGACCAAGTCGCGCCTGGAACAGCAGGGCCGCGACCTCGAGGAGATGGCCCGGCGCCTGCGGTCCGCGCGCGACGACGCCGAACGCGCGAACCGCGCCAAGACGGAGTTCCTGGCCAACATGAGCCATGAGCTTCGCACGCCGCTGAACGCGATCATCGGCTTCTCGGAGATGCTCGAGTCAGGCTATGGCGGCACGCTGAGCGAGCGGCAGGCCAGCTACACGCGGGACATACACGACAGCGGACAGCACCTGCTCCAGATCATCAACAACGTGCTCGACATGTCGAAGGTCGAGGCGGGGCAGTACCAGCTTTTCGAGACGGCGGTGGATATCGGCGAAGTCGCCCGCACTGCCCTGTCGATCGTGGGCGGCCAGGCACGGGACCGCGGGCTGTCGCTGGAAACGAGGATGGCCGCCGACCTGCCCGTGGTGATGGCGGACGAACGGACCTTGCGGCAGGTCCTGCTGAACCTGCTGTCGAACGCGGTGAAGTTCACCCATCCCGGCGGCCGGATCACCCTGTCGGGCGGAAGGAACGCCGAGGGCGATATCGAGGTGCATGTGGGCGACACCGGCATCGGCATCCCGCCGGAAGCGCTGGACCTGGTGATGGAGCCGTTCCAGCAGGCGAACGGCAGCTTCAGCCGGGAGTACGAGGGGACGGGGCTGGGACTGACCATCAGCAAGAACTTCATCGAGCTTCACGGCGGCCGGCTGACGATCGCCAGCGAGGTCGGCGTCGGCACGGTGGTGACCGTTCTGCTGCCGAAGTTCAGGGTGCTGAGCGACACGGGGGATTGA
- a CDS encoding chemotaxis protein: protein MQLTEAESDAIIELFNLGMGRAAGALGQMVDAEVALSVPSLEIVRRTDAPDQLGCPAGQRICAVRQTFAGPFDGQAMLIFPEGSSLELVRRLLPDSPPLGDMTDLEEEALTEVGNVILNHCLASFANLLHSEIRTEIPVYQIGRPEEIIGTAAGTTASTYVLIIRVDFGLFAKRIEGHVLFLQDIASIQAFQTAIRAFVASMDA from the coding sequence ATGCAGTTGACGGAAGCGGAAAGCGACGCGATCATCGAACTGTTCAATCTCGGTATGGGCAGGGCCGCCGGCGCGCTCGGCCAGATGGTCGATGCCGAGGTCGCCCTCTCCGTTCCCAGCCTGGAGATCGTCCGCCGGACCGATGCCCCCGATCAGCTCGGCTGCCCGGCGGGGCAGCGGATCTGCGCGGTCCGGCAAACCTTCGCCGGCCCCTTCGACGGCCAGGCCATGCTGATCTTCCCGGAAGGCAGCAGCCTGGAGCTGGTCCGCCGGCTGCTGCCAGACAGCCCGCCGCTGGGCGACATGACCGACCTGGAGGAGGAGGCGCTGACGGAGGTCGGCAACGTCATTCTGAACCATTGCCTCGCCAGCTTCGCCAACTTGCTGCATTCCGAGATCAGGACCGAGATCCCGGTCTATCAGATCGGCCGGCCGGAGGAGATCATCGGAACGGCGGCCGGGACGACGGCCAGCACCTATGTGCTGATCATCCGGGTCGATTTCGGCCTCTTCGCGAAGCGCATCGAGGGCCATGTCCTCTTCCTGCAGGACATCGCGTCGATCCAGGCATTCCAGACCGCCATCCGCGCCTTCGTGGCCAGCATGGACGCCTGA
- a CDS encoding response regulator, producing the protein MTTILIIDDSQLARNMVSGMVRGARPEWQIVTAKNADDALEKVAEVTPDVAIVDFNMPGMDGLNLSCELHSRFPDLDISILTANVQDSIRRKVTDKGFRFVEKPITPDKMRDLLASIP; encoded by the coding sequence ATGACCACGATCCTGATCATCGACGACAGCCAGCTTGCCCGCAACATGGTATCGGGCATGGTCCGCGGCGCGCGGCCGGAGTGGCAGATCGTCACGGCGAAGAACGCGGACGACGCCCTTGAGAAAGTCGCCGAGGTCACCCCCGACGTCGCGATCGTGGATTTCAACATGCCCGGCATGGACGGGCTGAACCTGTCCTGCGAGCTGCACAGCCGGTTTCCCGACCTGGACATCAGCATCCTGACCGCGAACGTCCAGGACAGCATCCGCCGCAAGGTGACCGACAAGGGGTTCCGCTTCGTCGAGAAGCCGATCACGCCGGACAAGATGCGCGACCTTCTGGCCTCGATCCCGTGA
- a CDS encoding bifunctional GNAT family N-acetyltransferase/class I SAM-dependent methyltransferase codes for MSGADAFPVVRDGRDGDADQLIRLMADVFAEYPGCVLDVDGEEPDLRAIATAYAGHGGRFWVAESPSDGRIVGMVGGRPLGSADGHWELKKLYVDRSARGTGLGSHLVRLVEAEAARRGAPVLELWSDTRFLDAHRLYQRLGFRRGTELRELHDLSNSVEYHFAKPVAVSKETRSLARILEHHGITVVLDVGANVGQYATRLRHGGYDGRIVSFEPLPEARAALARAAAGDRLWQIAPQAALGADRGTVTLNVSAESDMSSTLPFRPEMGELLDSAAYTGSVTVPITRLDEVFDAHVAPGDRCFLKIDTQGTESAVLDGAAGRLDRISCIQLELSVVPVYQGEPGYLDMIDGLARLGFQPALFIPGYFNRRTARMISMDGVFVRLSQ; via the coding sequence GTGAGCGGCGCCGACGCATTTCCCGTGGTGCGCGACGGCCGGGACGGCGACGCGGACCAGCTTATCCGTCTGATGGCCGACGTGTTCGCCGAGTATCCCGGCTGCGTGCTCGACGTGGACGGGGAGGAGCCGGACCTGCGCGCCATCGCGACGGCCTATGCCGGCCATGGCGGCCGCTTCTGGGTCGCCGAGTCCCCCTCGGACGGCCGCATCGTCGGCATGGTCGGCGGCCGCCCCCTGGGCTCCGCCGACGGGCATTGGGAGCTGAAGAAGCTCTATGTGGACCGCAGCGCCCGAGGCACCGGCCTGGGATCGCACCTGGTCCGGCTGGTGGAAGCGGAGGCCGCCCGGCGTGGCGCCCCGGTGCTGGAGCTGTGGAGCGACACCCGGTTCCTCGACGCCCATCGCCTCTACCAGCGACTGGGCTTCCGGCGCGGAACGGAGCTGCGGGAACTGCACGACCTCAGCAACAGCGTCGAGTACCACTTCGCCAAGCCGGTCGCCGTGAGCAAGGAAACGCGGTCCCTGGCCCGCATCCTGGAGCACCACGGCATCACCGTGGTGCTGGACGTCGGCGCCAATGTCGGGCAGTACGCGACGCGCCTGCGGCACGGCGGATATGACGGCAGGATCGTCTCGTTCGAGCCGCTGCCGGAGGCGAGGGCCGCCCTCGCCCGCGCCGCCGCCGGAGACCGGCTGTGGCAGATCGCCCCGCAGGCGGCGCTCGGTGCCGACCGCGGCACCGTCACGCTCAATGTCTCCGCGGAGTCGGACATGAGCTCGACCCTGCCGTTCCGGCCGGAGATGGGCGAACTGCTCGACAGCGCCGCCTATACCGGGTCGGTCACGGTGCCGATCACGCGGCTCGACGAGGTGTTCGACGCGCATGTGGCGCCCGGCGACCGCTGCTTCCTGAAGATCGATACCCAGGGCACCGAATCCGCCGTCCTGGACGGCGCCGCCGGCCGGCTCGACCGGATCAGCTGCATCCAGCTGGAGTTGTCCGTCGTTCCGGTCTACCAGGGGGAGCCGGGTTATCTAGACATGATCGACGGGCTGGCCCGGCTCGGATTCCAGCCGGCGCTCTTCATCCCGGGCTATTTCAACCGGCGCACGGCACGAATGATCTCCATGGACGGAGTGTTTGTGCGTTTATCCCAGTAA
- a CDS encoding branched-chain amino acid aminotransferase: protein MAGSALTFFKGQWLEGNPGIIGPMNHCMWLSSVVFDGARAFEGVAPDLDRHCERLIASGHALGLAPMLTAGEIQELAIDGIGRFPPGTALYIRPMFFAEAGWVMPDPASTAFALTVHESPMPPVTGFTACLSTRRRPLPGTAPTDAKASALYPNAGLALREAQGRGFDNAILLDPLGNVAEFATANLFIAKDGAAHTPVCNGTFLNGITRQRVAQLLRDAGVPVFERTITWAELMDADEVFSTGNYSKVVPVTRVEDSRFEPGPVFKRARDLYWDFAHR from the coding sequence ATGGCCGGCAGCGCGCTCACCTTCTTCAAGGGGCAGTGGCTCGAAGGCAATCCGGGGATCATCGGCCCGATGAACCATTGCATGTGGCTGTCGTCGGTCGTTTTCGACGGCGCCCGCGCGTTCGAGGGCGTGGCCCCCGACCTGGACCGCCATTGCGAGCGGCTGATCGCGTCCGGCCACGCCCTGGGGCTGGCGCCCATGCTGACGGCCGGAGAGATCCAGGAACTGGCGATCGACGGCATCGGCCGCTTCCCGCCCGGCACGGCGCTTTACATCCGCCCGATGTTCTTCGCCGAGGCAGGCTGGGTTATGCCCGATCCGGCGAGCACCGCCTTCGCGCTGACCGTCCATGAATCGCCGATGCCTCCGGTGACGGGGTTCACCGCCTGCCTGTCGACCAGGCGGCGGCCCCTGCCCGGCACGGCCCCGACGGACGCCAAGGCCTCCGCCCTCTACCCCAACGCCGGCCTGGCGCTTCGCGAGGCGCAGGGCCGCGGCTTCGACAATGCGATCCTGCTGGACCCGCTGGGCAACGTCGCGGAGTTCGCGACCGCCAACCTGTTCATCGCCAAGGACGGCGCGGCCCATACGCCGGTTTGCAACGGCACCTTCCTGAACGGCATCACGCGCCAGCGGGTGGCGCAGCTGCTGCGCGACGCGGGGGTCCCGGTGTTCGAGCGCACGATCACCTGGGCCGAATTGATGGACGCCGACGAGGTGTTCTCCACCGGCAACTATTCCAAGGTCGTCCCGGTCACCCGGGTCGAGGACAGCCGCTTCGAGCCCGGCCCGGTCTTCAAGCGTGCCCGCGACCTCTACTGGGACTTCGCGCACCGGTGA